The Gemmatimonadota bacterium genome contains a region encoding:
- a CDS encoding DUF5916 domain-containing protein, with the protein RPGGGPVMEDPGSYSFDLGIRTDRSKRITLETEFDYERSQRGGHEWETGVEASIRPTANWELEFSPNFSWERNAAQYVTRTDALAYGPTYGSRYVFSDLQRRSFSLETRMNVAFTPDLTLQLYAQPLLSSGDYLNYKQLLRASSFDFDVLNEGSRSFIDPDDGYRYLDFDGDGMPEINFSDRDFNIQSLRMNVVLRWEYRPGSRVFLVWQQTRSERDENGTLDIGRDFGNLFGGESENIFIVKFNYWFGV; encoded by the coding sequence CGCGGCCCGGGGGCGGGCCCGTGATGGAGGACCCCGGCTCATATTCGTTCGACTTGGGAATCCGCACGGACAGGAGTAAGCGGATCACCCTGGAAACCGAGTTCGACTACGAGCGGTCCCAGCGGGGCGGCCATGAGTGGGAAACGGGGGTCGAAGCCTCCATTCGTCCTACCGCGAACTGGGAACTGGAGTTTTCGCCGAACTTCAGCTGGGAACGGAACGCGGCCCAGTATGTTACCCGGACCGACGCCCTGGCCTACGGGCCGACCTATGGAAGCCGGTACGTTTTTTCGGACCTGCAACGGCGCTCCTTCTCCCTCGAGACCCGGATGAACGTGGCCTTTACGCCCGACCTGACTTTGCAACTGTATGCACAGCCCCTGCTTTCCTCGGGCGATTATCTCAATTACAAGCAGTTGCTCAGGGCGAGCAGTTTCGATTTCGACGTGCTGAACGAGGGATCGCGGTCCTTTATCGATCCAGACGACGGATACCGTTACCTCGACTTCGACGGGGACGGGATGCCGGAAATCAATTTCTCGGACCGGGACTTCAACATCCAGTCCCTCCGCATGAACGTGGTGCTGCGCTGGGAGTACCGGCCCGGTTCCCGGGTGTTCCTCGTCTGGCAGCAGACCCGCAGCGAACGGGACGAAAACGGGACGCTGGACATCGGCAGAGACTTCGGCAACCTGTTCGGCGGCGAGTCGGAGAACATATTCATCGTCAAGTTCAACTACTGGTTCGGCGTGTGA
- a CDS encoding protein-disulfide reductase DsbD family protein, which yields MKSTQHAMKSLRATLLTLAILIAFVAGTWSVHGQAVRTDYMETELVVETTSIKPGQPFWAGLRMKMDEHWHTYWRNPADSGLPTKIHWTLPDGFQAGEINWPYPQKIELDILASYGYEGETLLLVEITPPADLEPGGTVDVGAFASWLVCADICLPGESGYQVTLPVSTDAPQADERWTDLFARARENLPVAVPGWHVDAAISDSTVALHATPPEWFSGNLTSAEFYPYNADLIDYISLQKLEMTETGYLLTMRRSGFYTDRPQQIAGVLVSPDGWRGPGSERALAVSAVYADVLPAAVAAIGPPGSPGSSGSGDGSAISGLAATAVSGDLVSGLWQALLFALVGGMILNLMPCVLPVLSIKVLGFIHQAGDDPAKARRHGLVFTAGVLVSFLALAAVLIALRAGGEQLGWGFQLQSPAFIVVLSVIIFMFGLSLFGVFEIGTSLVGLGGRMDSGSGLGGSFLSGVLATVVATPCTAPFMGVALGYALTQSAVQSLAIFGFLGLGMALPYLTLSSVPALLRYVPKPGAWMESFKQFMGFLMMATVVWLLWVLNLQTDPNLVALVMVLLVLVALGSWILGRWGGIASGSRSRLAARAAAAVIIVASMTAVLSQVPAPANAERTAAAPANSAGLEWEPFSRQLVRELRASGKSVFVDFTAAWCLSCQVNKRVALSDSRVVEQFETLGVVTVQADWTSRDPEITQALAEFGRNSVPLYVLYTGSPDSEPEILPELLTPGLVLDALKKVESGRAASR from the coding sequence ATGAAATCAACTCAACACGCCATGAAATCATTGCGCGCCACCTTACTGACGCTGGCGATCCTGATCGCCTTCGTTGCCGGCACCTGGTCCGTCCATGGACAGGCGGTCCGCACCGATTACATGGAAACGGAACTGGTCGTGGAGACGACGTCCATCAAACCCGGGCAGCCTTTCTGGGCCGGCCTGAGGATGAAGATGGACGAGCACTGGCACACCTACTGGCGCAACCCCGCCGATTCGGGCCTGCCCACGAAGATACACTGGACGCTTCCCGATGGGTTCCAGGCCGGAGAGATCAACTGGCCCTATCCCCAGAAGATCGAACTCGACATCCTGGCCAGTTACGGGTACGAAGGCGAGACGCTCCTGCTCGTGGAAATCACGCCTCCGGCCGACCTGGAGCCCGGCGGCACGGTCGACGTCGGGGCCTTCGCGTCCTGGTTGGTCTGTGCGGATATCTGTCTTCCGGGAGAATCCGGATACCAGGTGACGCTGCCCGTTTCCACGGACGCGCCCCAGGCCGATGAGAGATGGACCGATCTTTTTGCCCGCGCCCGGGAAAACCTTCCGGTCGCGGTGCCCGGATGGCACGTCGACGCCGCCATCTCCGATTCCACCGTGGCGCTTCACGCCACCCCGCCCGAATGGTTCTCCGGCAACCTCACCAGCGCCGAGTTCTACCCCTACAACGCAGACCTGATCGACTACATATCTCTCCAGAAACTGGAGATGACGGAGACAGGGTACCTGTTGACGATGCGCCGGTCGGGCTTCTACACGGACAGGCCGCAACAGATCGCGGGCGTGCTGGTATCCCCGGATGGATGGCGCGGCCCCGGATCGGAGCGCGCACTGGCCGTGAGCGCCGTCTACGCCGATGTGCTGCCGGCGGCGGTCGCTGCCATCGGACCGCCTGGATCGCCAGGATCGTCCGGCTCGGGCGACGGTTCGGCGATCTCCGGCCTTGCGGCCACGGCGGTTTCGGGCGATCTCGTGTCCGGCCTGTGGCAGGCCCTGCTCTTCGCCCTCGTGGGCGGCATGATCCTCAACCTGATGCCCTGCGTCCTCCCCGTGTTGTCTATCAAGGTGCTCGGATTCATCCACCAGGCGGGCGACGACCCGGCAAAGGCCCGCCGGCACGGCCTGGTCTTCACCGCGGGCGTCCTGGTTTCCTTTCTCGCGCTGGCGGCCGTCCTGATCGCCCTGCGGGCCGGGGGAGAGCAGTTGGGCTGGGGATTCCAGCTCCAGTCGCCGGCCTTCATCGTCGTTCTGTCGGTCATCATCTTCATGTTCGGCCTGAGTCTCTTTGGCGTCTTCGAGATCGGCACGTCGCTGGTCGGGCTCGGCGGTCGGATGGATTCGGGGAGCGGACTGGGCGGATCCTTCCTGAGCGGCGTCCTGGCCACGGTCGTGGCCACGCCGTGCACCGCGCCGTTCATGGGCGTGGCCCTGGGATACGCCCTGACGCAGTCGGCGGTCCAGTCCCTGGCGATCTTCGGGTTCCTCGGCCTGGGCATGGCCCTGCCCTACCTGACCCTGTCATCCGTACCCGCCCTGCTGCGGTACGTGCCGAAACCCGGCGCCTGGATGGAGTCCTTCAAGCAGTTCATGGGTTTCCTCATGATGGCCACCGTGGTCTGGCTGCTCTGGGTGCTGAACCTCCAGACGGACCCCAACCTGGTCGCCCTGGTGATGGTCCTGCTGGTGCTGGTGGCCCTCGGAAGCTGGATTCTCGGCCGTTGGGGAGGCATCGCTTCCGGCAGCCGTTCCAGGTTGGCTGCTCGTGCCGCGGCCGCGGTGATCATTGTCGCGAGCATGACCGCCGTACTGAGCCAGGTGCCCGCTCCGGCCAATGCGGAACGGACCGCCGCGGCGCCGGCGAACAGCGCGGGCCTGGAGTGGGAACCTTTCTCCCGGCAACTGGTGCGGGAACTGCGCGCTTCGGGGAAGTCGGTTTTCGTGGACTTCACCGCAGCCTGGTGCCTGAGTTGCCAGGTCAACAAGCGCGTGGCGTTGAGCGACAGCCGCGTGGTGGAGCAGTTCGAGACCCTGGGCGTGGTCACGGTCCAGGCCGACTGGACGTCAAGGGACCCCGAGATCACACAGGCGCTCGCCGAATTCGGTCGCAACAGCGTCCCGCTGTACGTGCTGTATACGGGCAGTCCGGATTCCGAACCGGAGATCCTGCCGGAACTGCTCACGCCCGGCCTGGTGCTGGATGCGTTGAAGAAGGTGGAAAGCGGGCGCGCTGCCAGCAGGTAG